One part of the Chloroflexota bacterium genome encodes these proteins:
- a CDS encoding enoyl-CoA hydratase/isomerase family protein yields MECETIKVDYSDNIATITLNLPQKLNSLGVKMIHEVMQACDEVEQGGRARVVIFTGAGRSFCAGADLEDLQKTIALKPAEQEERLRLWFSLIWRVKNVELPTIAAVNGHALGGGFALAIACDIRIASEDAKAGSVFVQRGASSADMGVSWILPRLVGAGWAAELMFTGDVIDAATAERIGLFNHVVPREQLMTAAREMAAKLAAGPPLGLKFTKRALNRSVWEGLQSQLEYERATQILCFLSDDFHEGVKSFFEKRKPEFRGR; encoded by the coding sequence ATGGAATGCGAGACTATCAAGGTAGACTACAGCGACAACATCGCTACCATTACCTTGAACCTACCCCAGAAGCTCAATTCCCTGGGTGTCAAGATGATCCACGAAGTGATGCAAGCTTGCGATGAAGTCGAACAGGGTGGCAGGGCACGTGTGGTCATCTTTACCGGCGCCGGACGGTCTTTTTGCGCTGGTGCTGACCTGGAAGATTTACAGAAGACAATAGCCCTGAAGCCGGCTGAGCAGGAGGAGCGTCTTAGGTTGTGGTTTTCGCTCATCTGGCGAGTGAAGAATGTGGAGCTGCCGACGATTGCCGCCGTAAATGGTCATGCTCTGGGTGGCGGTTTTGCGCTGGCTATTGCCTGCGATATACGAATTGCTTCAGAGGATGCCAAGGCTGGGTCTGTGTTTGTACAGCGAGGGGCCAGTTCTGCTGATATGGGGGTTAGCTGGATACTTCCCCGGCTGGTAGGCGCTGGGTGGGCGGCTGAACTCATGTTCACCGGCGACGTCATCGATGCTGCCACGGCAGAGCGCATCGGCCTCTTCAACCACGTGGTTCCTCGGGAGCAGCTAATGACGGCCGCCCGGGAGATGGCGGCCAAGTTAGCGGCTGGGCCACCACTGGGGCTCAAATTCACCAAGCGGGCCCTCAATCGCTCTGTCTGGGAAGGCCTTCAGAGTCAGCTTGAATACGAACGGGCCACTCAAATACTGTGCTTTCTGTCGGATGACTTCCATGAAGGAGTGAAGTCCTTCTTTGAGAAGAGGAAGCCCGAATTTCGAGGTCGTTGA